The DNA sequence CTAAAAGCAATCTCATCTAAAGGATATACTTTATCTACTGCACCTATATCTATCGCTTGTTTAGGCATCCCAAATACTATTGAGCTTTCTTCATCTTGGGCTATTGTGAGTGAGCCTCTGTTATGCATCTTTTTTAATCCTTTAGCTCCATCGTTACCCATACCTGTAAGTATCACACCTATACAATTAGGTGACACTATATCAGCTATCGAAAAAAAGGTTTTGTCTATTGATGGCCTTACATGATTAATCTTAGGTCCTTGATCTATTTTTATATAATACCCTGATATCCCCTTCTGTATAGTTAAGTGCCTATCACCGGGAGCAATATAAACGGTCCCATCTAAAATTTCTTCACCATCTTGGGCTTCTTTAACAGTAACTACACAAGTTTTATTCAAATCTTCTGCATAGGTTGTAGTGAATCTTGGTGGCATATGTAAAACTACAATAACTGGTGGCAAGTTTTTCGGGAATTTCTTAACAATATACCTTACAGCATTTGTACCTCCAGTAGAAGCTCCTATGGCGATCAATTCTATAGTGCTTTTTTTGGCAACGTTTTTTTGAATTTCTGAAGTGTTTATATTGACTTTACTTTGTCTATATAATCTGTTTAGCTTATTTGTATCAACACTTGCACCATATTTGACTTTTCTAATTATTTCTTCTTTTAAATCCTTCAGTCCCTTATTTATTCCTATAGTGGGCTTTGCTACAAAGTCTATTGCTCCAAGCTCTAACGCCTTAATAGTTTCTATGCTACCTTTTTTAGTAAGGGAACTAATTACTATGATAGGAAATGGGTGTAGTGCCATTACTCTTTTTAAAAATGTTAGACCATCCATCTTTGGCATCTGTAAATCTAAGGTTAAAACATCTGGTTTATATTTTTTTATCTTTTCAATGGAATCAATAGGATCCCTTGCAGTTGCTACTACATCTATCACTTCATCATCCTGTAAAAGCTTACTTAACACCTCCCTAACAAGTGCAGAATCATCGATGATTAAGACTTTAATCTTTCTTTTCAATATAATCCCCTCTCATAATGTGAAAACTTATAAAGGTTAAAATAAAGTAAGTTCTCCCTCTTGTTTACTTTTCTGTTTTATACGTGTATACATTTCCTTCTCTTTAGCAATGGTACTTGTACTCATTTTACTAATCTTTATTTTTTTCAAATATACTGTGAATGTGTCTGGAAAGAAAAATATCTTTCTACCATAGTTATCACCTAAATCACTAGTTATTACTGGTATTTGCTCCATGTTTAAATATACTTTAACGAATTCAATATTTGAGTTTGCAACATTGCTTAACTCTTGTTCTAACACTTTACCCCCACCAAATACTTTTGCCTTTAAATATGGTCTTTTAGCTCCTTTTTTTATCATAGTATTTATTAATAATTCCATTGCGTTAATTCCATATTTTGCATCTTCATTAATAATTATATTCTCTATTCTTTTACTTGCTGGTAGCATAAAGTGATTCATCCCAGCAATCCCAGTCACTTCATCCTTTAAACACACTGAAACGCAGGAACCCAAGAGGGTCTTTAATACTACATACCTTTTATCAGTTACAAAGTACTCACCAGCAAATATTTCGTATACATCTCTTTTAAGCTTTTTATTGTATCTTTTATTCAAGTAATCACCGCTCTCTTAGTTCTTTTTATATATTGTCGGTTGTATTTGGTTCCATCCCTTTATATTTCCTGATTCAATATTTATTTTTTCTGAATGTCCAAGAAAAAGAATTCCTTGTGGCTTTAACACATTATAAAACTTGTTTAATATTTTGTTTTGAGTTTCAGAGTCAAAGTAAATAAATACATTTCGACAGAAAATAATATCTAACGGTTTTTTTATGGGATATTCTTTTTCTGTATTGAGATTAATTTTTTTAAATGTAACTAACTGTTTAACTGAATCCTTTATTTTAAATAATCCTTCATTTTCATTGATTCCAAGTTTAAAATACTTAACTAATAATTCATAGGGAATTCTTTCTACCTGTTTGCGGGGATATATTCCTTTATGGGCCTTTTTTAACACTTCCGTGTTTATATCTGAGGCAAGTATTTTACAGGGAGGTTTATTATTTTTAAAAAATTCATTTATTGTAATAGATATAGAATAGGGTTCTTCTCCAGTTGAACATCCAGCAGACCATATTCTAATTTCCATTTGATTTGCTTTATTTGTAGTTTGTGTTTTTATAGTAGGTAAATACTTTTTTCTCAGGAATTTAAAATGATTTTCTTCTCTAAAGAAATTTGTAACATTGGTTGTAATTAAATTAAACATTATTTCAAGCTCATTGGGATTTTGGTTTAAAAATTCAATATAATCACTGAACTTGTTAAAATTTAACTGCCTAAGCCTTTTAGACAATCTTGATTTTATCAGGCTTTTTTTACTTTCAGTCAAATTTACTCCAATAGATGTATAAACTAACTCCTTTATTTTTCTATAGTCCCTTTCACTCAACTCTTGAACATTATCTAATATTATTCGGTCCATCTTTATTCCCTCTTTTTAGTCTCTATGGGCCAGTTTAAAAAGAGATGACACATCCAGAATTAAAGAAACTTCTCCATTTCCTAAAATGGTTGCACCAGCAAATCCTTCAGCATACCCCATATTTTCATTTATATTTTTGATAACCACCTGTTCTTGACCTATTATTTCATCAACTTGTAGAGCTAGTTTTTTTTGGTTTTCCTGGATTATTACTAATATTCCTTCATTTAAATTCTTAGAGTTACCCTTCATATCTAATAATTCCTGTAAGCTTGTACAAGGAATGTATTCATTACGTAAGTTTACTATAGTTGCCTTACCTTCCACATGTTCTAATCTTTGACTTCGTGCATCTATAAATTCTACTACTGATGTTACAGGTAACACAAATTCTTCATTTGCTACCCTTAACACTATGCCATCAATTATAGCTAATGTAAGGGGAAGTTTAATTTTGAACTTTGTCCCCTCATTTTTTTTAGATAAAATTTCGATATTACCCCTTATATTGTTAATATTAGTTTTAACTACATCAAGACCTACTCCTCGTCCTGAAATATCCGACACCTCTTGTTTGGTACTAAAACCCGGTCTAAATATTAAACTATATATTTCCTGCTCATTTAACTCTTGATTAACCTCTATCAAACCCTTTTCCCTAGCTTTATTTAATACTTTTTCTTTATCAATACCCCTACCATCATCTGTTATTTCTATAATTATATTTCCTTGTTGATGATATGCATCGAGGGTAATCTTTCCTTCAGGGGCTTTACCTAGTTCTCTTCTTTGTTTAGGTGCTTCAATTCCGTGATCAACTGCATTTCGAATTAAATGATTTAATGGATCTGCTAGCTCTTCAATAATCTTTCTATCTAATTCAGTGTCTTTGCCGTTAATTTCAAGATTTACTTTCTTTTCACTATTTTTAGTTATGTCCCTTACAATACGATGTAATCTGGTAAATGTACCTCCAATGGGAATCATACTAGCACTCATTACCTGTTCTTGTACTCTGCGTACTATTTTATCTATTGATTGAAAAGAATTGTCTATCTCCTCTTTCAAGGAATGATTTTTAGTTATAATCTGCCCTATAATTCTTTTAACATTGGATTGAGAGATTAAAAGCTCTGCTATATCATTTAAGATATTTTCTAGTTTTTTGGTATCTACCCTTACTGTTTCTTTTTTATAATTGTTATGTTTTTCATTAAATTCACTTTTAATAGTTGATTTTACTTTGTTTTTTGTTTTTAATTTATCTTTTATTTCTTCTATCTTTATATCGTTATCATCTAAAATAAATATAAATATGTTTTCTATGTCTTCTTTATTTTTATCTGTTTCTAATATCACTGTCCATTTTAGGTAAAATGTATAAATGTCAAGTTCATATATATTAGGAAGTTTGCTTTTATCTAAACTAACCTCAATTATATCTCCTATGTCACTGAGCTCCATCAATAACATTAATGGGTCAGTTCCTGTTTCAAAAATGTTTTGATTTAAGTTTAAGGTAATCTTAAATTGATTTGTTTCCTTATGATGTTTATATTTTTCATTATTTCCCTCATTGTTACTTTGTTGGTCGCCATTATAGTTATTGATTTCATTGTTGATTTTATCAATTCTGGATTGAATATTTGTTCCTTCAAAGTCCTTAGTTTCTATAATGTGACGTATTATATCTATACCTTGTAATAATATGCTTACTACATTCTCAGAAAGCTGTTTGGAATTTTGACGGATTTCTTCTAATATATTCTCAAGACCATGGGCTATTTCATTTACTTTAGATAGTCCTACCATTCCTGCTCCACCTTTGATACTATGCATAGCTCTGAAAATATTTCCTATTAGTTCTTTATCATCTGGATATTTTTCAAGCTCTAGTAGCCCCTCCTCAATGGTTTGGAGATGTTCTTCTGTTTCTTCTATAAAAGTTTGAAGCAAATAGTCATCTACCATTATCTTTCCTCCCTTCTATCTGACAAATTTCTTAACAACATCTACCAATTGTTGAGATTTAAAGGGCTTAACTAACCATCCAGCTGCTCCTGCTTTTTTCCCTTCCATTTTTTTTTGATGCTGTGATTCTGTTGTCAATACTAATACAGGAATGAATTTATACTCCATTTTGTTTTTTAACTCTTTAATAAATGATATGCCGTCCATGTTAGGCATATTGATATCTGATATAATCATATCAGGCTTTTTACCCTGATGCTTTAATTCATTTAATTTATCTAGTCCTTCTTTACCATCACAACCTAACACAACTTCATATCCTGCTTTTTCCAAGGTATATTTAACTGATGCCCTTATTGTTCTAGAATCATCCACAGCCAATATTAAATTACCCATTGTTATCACCATCCCGGCTTATGTAAGTATTAGCACCTGTTAGTTTAGTTAATTCTTCAAAAAACACATTACTGTTCTCTATCCTTAAATCAATACCAAGTTCTACACAAGTTTTATGAAAAGATAATAATAATTGTAATCCTGCAGTATCTAAATCCTTCACTTTTGATGCTTCTAAAACTAGTATTACTAAATCCTGTTTTAATTGAGCTTCAAGATAGTTAATTAAAGCTGTTTTTAAACTTTCTACATTATAAATAGTAATATCAGACGGTAATTCATACATAGCCAATTCCTCCAAATTAAGTAATCGTTTATAAACCGTTTTCTTTGGCTGCTAAAAATACATTATTTTTACCCCTTCTTTTAGCTTCATATAAAGCTTTATCTGCTCTTTCTAAAAAATCGTATAAGCTATCATCTTCCTTTAACTCTGCAACCCCCGCACTTATAGTCAAATTGCCTTTTTTAGTCTTCTCCTGTCCTGTAAAATTATAATCTGCTGTATTTTTTCGTATCCTATTTGCAATATAATAGGCTTCTTCGATTGTAGTACTTGGTAAAACTACTGAAAACTCCTCTCCCCCATATCGTGCAGCTAAGTCTGAACTTCTGATGCTATTTTTTATAATTTCTGCTGTTTTTTTCAGAGCCTCATCTCCTTGTACATGCCCATTAACATCATTATAATTTTTAAAATCATCAAGATCTAACATTATTAAAGTTAAAGCACCTTTATCATTTTGACTTGAAATTATTTCCTTAGTTAAATATTCTTTTAAATATGTGTTGTTATAAAGTCCAGTCATAGTGTCTTTAACTGCTTTCTCAATGGCTTTGTTATAATCTGCCCAAAGGCTTCTCTGTCTTTGAGAAGACTTTAATAATGACTTTACTCTAGCTAATAATTCAAGTTTATCTACTGGTTTTATCATATATTCATCAATACCTACTTCAAAGCTCTCTGCTTTGTTTCTTGAATCATTATTAGCTGTAATCATTATTGCAGGGGCTATATATTCTTGTTGTTTTTTAAAGTGTTTATATATCTCTATTCCATCCATTTCAGGTAGAAAAAAATCTAATACTATTAAATCAAATTTATTATTTTTAAGACACTCTAGTGCTTCACGTCCATTTCCCTTTATGATAACTTCATATTTCTCTTGTTCTGAAAGGAATGTTTTTAATCTCTCTTGGTCAACTGGGTCGTCTTCAACAATTAGAATTCTTATTATTTCTTGGTGTTCTTCCTGTTTGTCTGGGATTTTGCAAAATAATTTCTTAGCTAACTCATCTCTTTTCTTTAGTTGTCTTGCTAATTCGCCCATTTTTATTAGATTATTAACCCGCACAGATAATTCAACTGGACTTACTGGTTTAGTTAAAAACTCATCACATCCTGCTTCTACTCCCTTTTTTTACTTTCTTTATCATCAAGTGCAGTAAGCATTATAATAGGCAGTCTATCATCATATTTTTCCTTTAATTTGCGACAGGTTTCAAATCCATCCATACCTGGCATCATTACATCTAATATAACTAACTTTATCTCTGATATATCTGAACTTAAAACCTCTTCTCCACTACTATATTCTATTACCTTAAAATCATATTGAATCAACAGCTCTGTAATCATCTGTCTAGCATATGGATCATCATCAACTATTGCAACTGTTTTTGTTGTATAGTTTGTCATTAGTTATCCCTCCTCTCCAAATCCCCTTTCATAGCTTTTTCAATAGCTATCCTAAACTTTTCTAATCCAAGTTGACTCTTATTAGATACTAAATAAACACGCTCATTAAGCTTTCTCTTTTCATCTGATGACATTATTTTGGCAGTTAAAATCACAACAGGTATATCTTTTAATTCTTCATCCTTTTCTAATTGATTTAGTATTTCAAACCCATCCATTTCTGGCATTATTAAATCAAGTAGTATAATATCTGGCTTAACTGTCCTCGCCTTATCAAGTCCAGCTCTTCCATTAATAGCTGTATAGACTTGGCAATTATAACTAGTCAATACCTCACTTATAATTTCTAATGCATCAAGTTCATCATCGATAGCTAG is a window from the Caldisalinibacter kiritimatiensis genome containing:
- a CDS encoding protein-glutamate methylesterase/protein-glutamine glutaminase, whose protein sequence is MKRKIKVLIIDDSALVREVLSKLLQDDEVIDVVATARDPIDSIEKIKKYKPDVLTLDLQMPKMDGLTFLKRVMALHPFPIIVISSLTKKGSIETIKALELGAIDFVAKPTIGINKGLKDLKEEIIRKVKYGASVDTNKLNRLYRQSKVNINTSEIQKNVAKKSTIELIAIGASTGGTNAVRYIVKKFPKNLPPVIVVLHMPPRFTTTYAEDLNKTCVVTVKEAQDGEEILDGTVYIAPGDRHLTIQKGISGYYIKIDQGPKINHVRPSIDKTFFSIADIVSPNCIGVILTGMGNDGAKGLKKMHNRGSLTIAQDEESSIVFGMPKQAIDIGAVDKVYPLDEIAFRILEALNKN
- a CDS encoding CheR family methyltransferase, producing the protein MDRIILDNVQELSERDYRKIKELVYTSIGVNLTESKKSLIKSRLSKRLRQLNFNKFSDYIEFLNQNPNELEIMFNLITTNVTNFFREENHFKFLRKKYLPTIKTQTTNKANQMEIRIWSAGCSTGEEPYSISITINEFFKNNKPPCKILASDINTEVLKKAHKGIYPRKQVERIPYELLVKYFKLGINENEGLFKIKDSVKQLVTFKKINLNTEKEYPIKKPLDIIFCRNVFIYFDSETQNKILNKFYNVLKPQGILFLGHSEKINIESGNIKGWNQIQPTIYKKN
- a CDS encoding chemotaxis protein CheA; this translates as MVDDYLLQTFIEETEEHLQTIEEGLLELEKYPDDKELIGNIFRAMHSIKGGAGMVGLSKVNEIAHGLENILEEIRQNSKQLSENVVSILLQGIDIIRHIIETKDFEGTNIQSRIDKINNEINNYNGDQQSNNEGNNEKYKHHKETNQFKITLNLNQNIFETGTDPLMLLMELSDIGDIIEVSLDKSKLPNIYELDIYTFYLKWTVILETDKNKEDIENIFIFILDDNDIKIEEIKDKLKTKNKVKSTIKSEFNEKHNNYKKETVRVDTKKLENILNDIAELLISQSNVKRIIGQIITKNHSLKEEIDNSFQSIDKIVRRVQEQVMSASMIPIGGTFTRLHRIVRDITKNSEKKVNLEINGKDTELDRKIIEELADPLNHLIRNAVDHGIEAPKQRRELGKAPEGKITLDAYHQQGNIIIEITDDGRGIDKEKVLNKAREKGLIEVNQELNEQEIYSLIFRPGFSTKQEVSDISGRGVGLDVVKTNINNIRGNIEILSKKNEGTKFKIKLPLTLAIIDGIVLRVANEEFVLPVTSVVEFIDARSQRLEHVEGKATIVNLRNEYIPCTSLQELLDMKGNSKNLNEGILVIIQENQKKLALQVDEIIGQEQVVIKNINENMGYAEGFAGATILGNGEVSLILDVSSLFKLAHRD
- a CDS encoding response regulator, producing MGNLILAVDDSRTIRASVKYTLEKAGYEVVLGCDGKEGLDKLNELKHQGKKPDMIISDINMPNMDGISFIKELKNKMEYKFIPVLVLTTESQHQKKMEGKKAGAAGWLVKPFKSQQLVDVVKKFVR
- a CDS encoding STAS domain-containing protein codes for the protein MYELPSDITIYNVESLKTALINYLEAQLKQDLVILVLEASKVKDLDTAGLQLLLSFHKTCVELGIDLRIENSNVFFEELTKLTGANTYISRDGDNNG
- a CDS encoding diguanylate cyclase — translated: MRVNNLIKMGELARQLKKRDELAKKLFCKIPDKQEEHQEIIRILIVEDDPVDQERLKTFLSEQEKYEVIIKGNGREALECLKNNKFDLIVLDFFLPEMDGIEIYKHFKKQQEYIAPAIMITANNDSRNKAESFEVGIDEYMIKPVDKLELLARVKSLLKSSQRQRSLWADYNKAIEKAVKDTMTGLYNNTYLKEYLTKEIISSQNDKGALTLIMLDLDDFKNYNDVNGHVQGDEALKKTAEIIKNSIRSSDLAARYGGEEFSVVLPSTTIEEAYYIANRIRKNTADYNFTGQEKTKKGNLTISAGVAELKEDDSLYDFLERADKALYEAKRRGKNNVFLAAKENGL
- a CDS encoding response regulator transcription factor — protein: MTNYTTKTVAIVDDDPYARQMITELLIQYDFKVIEYSSGEEVLSSDISEIKLVILDVMMPGMDGFETCRKLKEKYDDRLPIIMLTALDDKESKKRE